TCGTAATGGTCCCCAATGAAGGTTCAACACCATCCCCATTGGTATCGATCACCAAAATAGCTAATCTACCAACCGCAACGCTACCTCCAGTAGTATCCTGTAAAGAATCACCTGAGCCACCAGCAGTTCCAGACAAACTTACATTAACCGCAGAGGCAAAAGCTAAACTTGATAAGGAAGTCAAACAACTGAGGATAGATAACTTCATAATACGGTGGTTCTAAAGCTGAATCAAATAATGGTAGTAGGACCGATCTTAAGAGTCAAATACCATACATTTATTCCATAATTTAGGACCATAGGCCTCATCTAAAAAAACAAAAACCCGGACACTATATAAGCATCCGGGCTTAAATTAAAATCGAATTAAGCTGTTACTTTCTGAATCTGCGAAGCGCAATTACTCCGAGACCAAACAGACCTGCAATAGCAGCGTAAGTTGATGGTTCAGGAACAACAGTTAAATTTGCATTTCCACCTGGAGCGGCATCACCAAGATTATTTCCTGTTGGAGGTAATGTCCATGCCGTCGCTATTGTTCTAGTCGTAAGACCGTAGTCTTGGCCTGCTGTTAAGCTAGTCGCAGCAGTAGTAAGTCCCGGAAACCAAGCAACGTAATATTGGTCACCTGTCATTAGATTAACACCATCATTGTCCACAGTCTCATCAAAATCGATGAAAGATGTACCGAAGACATCTGAAGATGACAGTTTAGCTACCAAGAAATCATCATCACCACCTGAAAGAAATGTTCCTACGTTTAGTGTTACACCTGGCTGAAACGAAATACCATTGCCTGATGCATCAACCAGTAACAATCCTAGAGTGGAGGCTGGAATTGGGGTTCCACCACTATCAAGAAGGCTATCTCCCGAACCTCCAGCACTACCAGAAATACCGACATTTACAGCGTTAAGTGTCACAGCACTTGCAGCAATTAATAAGGCAGATAGAATAGAACAACGTCTCATATTTATAGTTAAGTCTGTAGTATATGCAATGGCTCCAATTAGGTCACTAAGAGCAAGTTAAATAGTTAGAGCATAAAATTTTTTAGCTGTTGTCAAGATATGGTGCTTGAGCCATCCATATTTCAGACTCAGCCAAACCAGCTGCTTTTCTAATAACAAACCCCTGACCTGGTTGAAAGACTTCCACATCATCTTGTAACCCAGCACCCAAGTTGCCGATTTGATACCAACCTGCAGCGCCTTGAGAACCATCATGATAGAGATAGCTTGAGCCTAATGGTTTATTTATTCCGACGGTATCATTATCAAAGACGAACACCACATCAAGTGGATTGAAAACATCTGGACTAGGAGTAAATGCAGGTGATGTCGCTAAGCCAGATTCTGCAAGAGTTGTAGCAACAGGAAAAGAGTTTGCGATAAAAACATCTTGCGATGACCCATCCTCAAGGCGTGAGACAATTGTAGCAAAGTTAGCCATTTGAACTGATCCTGCCAAAACCATTTCTACATCTGCACCAGAATTATTACGAACAACATAGTAAGCATCCGGAGGAAGTGGGAGATCATTCTGTAGACCATCACCTAAACTACCAACCTTATACCAACCTGCTGCACCCTGAGAGCCATCATGGTATAAGTAACTGCTATCAAAAGGCAAATTCACACCTGATGTACCGCTATTGGTAAAAAAGATAACACCATCAGGATTGAATACGTCTGACGAAACAATGAAACCTTCTCCATCTGGAAAGAGTGTGTTTAATGTCCAAAATGGGATAACAGTAAAACCATCACCATCAACAATCCCTTGAGTCGCAAGATCACCATCACCAATGTCTTCCACGGTAATTGAGTCCGTAGTGTTAGCTGTGACAGTGTAAAATAGACCTTCTCTGGTACCAGAAGTAAAAATTATATAATGAGGACTATCTGTAAACTGATTCGCAGCCCATCCAGGCGTGCCTGATGGAGTTATAGTAAACCCAGAAAGACCAGATGTCCCTACTACTCCAACAAATGCAGCTGAACTATGTAGTGGTGCGCTAATGGCAGTATCTGAGCCATCTTTAAAAGTATGCTTCTGTGCCCCGACCGGGTCGGTGGTTACGGCGGTGAGGAGTGGAGCGGCTAAGAGAAGAGATGCGGCTGTAACAGCTAACGTGGTTATTTTTTTCATGACTAAAGTACTAATTTTTATACAAATTATAACTATTTCTTTTCTGAGGCAAACTTATTTTATCTACGGTAGGATGACACAAGTGCGTAATTATTTCACTCCTGAGGAAGAAAAAAGACGAAAATTTCGGCAACGACAAGCATTTATATAACGATTTAGTAGGCATTTACAAAAATGTGACAGTCCATTCAGGATTTGTTAATGAAAAATTAATGTATACAAGAGCTGGGCACCACGTTCAACTGTAAAACGGTTTTCACTGGTAGAGCTCGTATTGTACTGAGGTTCTGATGAAGCAAACCAAAGCACTTTAACTTGATATTTATGCTGTGCCGGAGCTTGACCTCGTCCATTGAGCGGGCAGTATTCGCCGACTAGATGGACTGCTATTGCGTCGAACCGGGTAAAAGAATCAAGTTAAACGATTGGGATCCGCAGGATAAAGAGTTCTGCCCCGATGGCAAAGACGAGGGAGTCAGGCGGCTCGAATCGCTTAAACAAAAGCTGTATGACCTCCAGGTCCGGTTTTTTGCGGAAAACAAGCGCAAGCTGCTCGTAGTCCTCCAGGGGATGGACACGGCAGGAAAGGATGGAACGATCCGCAATGTCTTTGGTGGGCTCGACCCGCAGGGCATCCGCGTGGCAACCTTTGGCAAGCCGAGCACCCGCGAACTAAAGCACGACTACCTCTGGCGCATCCACCGTCAGACACCGGCCAAGGGACAAATCGGCATCTTTAACCGAAGCCATTACGAAGATGTGCTCGCCGTCCGGGTCCGGCATCTCATGCCCAAGAGCGTCTGGAGCAAGCGTTTTGGCCACATCAACGACTTTGAGCGCATGCTGACCGATGAAGGCACGACCATAATAAAGATTTTCCTTCACATCAGTTTTGAAGAACAACGCGAACGGCTGCTTTCACGCAAAAACACGCCCCGCAAGCAATGGAAGCTGATTCCGCAGGACGTGGAAGACCGCAAGCTTTGGCCCAACTACACCGAAGCCTACGAAGACACTTTGAGTCAAACCAGCACCAGGCACGCCCCCTGGTGGGTTGTCCCAGCCGACCGCAAGTGGTATCGCAATCTGCTTGTGGCGTCACTGGTCTGCGACGCACTCCAAAAGCTCGATCCGCAGTACCCCACGCCTGCATACGATATTTCGGCAATTGAAATTTAGAGTCCTTCCGTAAAGTCCTGATTCATCTTTTA
The Rubellicoccus peritrichatus DNA segment above includes these coding regions:
- a CDS encoding TIGR02597 family protein, encoding MKKITTLAVTAASLLLAAPLLTAVTTDPVGAQKHTFKDGSDTAISAPLHSSAAFVGVVGTSGLSGFTITPSGTPGWAANQFTDSPHYIIFTSGTREGLFYTVTANTTDSITVEDIGDGDLATQGIVDGDGFTVIPFWTLNTLFPDGEGFIVSSDVFNPDGVIFFTNSGTSGVNLPFDSSYLYHDGSQGAAGWYKVGSLGDGLQNDLPLPPDAYYVVRNNSGADVEMVLAGSVQMANFATIVSRLEDGSSQDVFIANSFPVATTLAESGLATSPAFTPSPDVFNPLDVVFVFDNDTVGINKPLGSSYLYHDGSQGAAGWYQIGNLGAGLQDDVEVFQPGQGFVIRKAAGLAESEIWMAQAPYLDNS
- a CDS encoding polyphosphate kinase 2 family protein; its protein translation is MDCYCVEPGKRIKLNDWDPQDKEFCPDGKDEGVRRLESLKQKLYDLQVRFFAENKRKLLVVLQGMDTAGKDGTIRNVFGGLDPQGIRVATFGKPSTRELKHDYLWRIHRQTPAKGQIGIFNRSHYEDVLAVRVRHLMPKSVWSKRFGHINDFERMLTDEGTTIIKIFLHISFEEQRERLLSRKNTPRKQWKLIPQDVEDRKLWPNYTEAYEDTLSQTSTRHAPWWVVPADRKWYRNLLVASLVCDALQKLDPQYPTPAYDISAIEI
- a CDS encoding PEP-CTERM sorting domain-containing protein (PEP-CTERM proteins occur, often in large numbers, in the proteomes of bacteria that also encode an exosortase, a predicted intramembrane cysteine proteinase. The presence of a PEP-CTERM domain at a protein's C-terminus predicts cleavage within the sorting domain, followed by covalent anchoring to some some component of the (usually Gram-negative) cell surface. Many PEP-CTERM proteins exhibit an unusual sequence composition that includes large numbers of potential glycosylation sites. Expression of one such protein has been shown restore the ability of a bacterium to form floc, a type of biofilm.) — encoded protein: MRRCSILSALLIAASAVTLNAVNVGISGSAGGSGDSLLDSGGTPIPASTLGLLLVDASGNGISFQPGVTLNVGTFLSGGDDDFLVAKLSSSDVFGTSFIDFDETVDNDGVNLMTGDQYYVAWFPGLTTAATSLTAGQDYGLTTRTIATAWTLPPTGNNLGDAAPGGNANLTVVPEPSTYAAIAGLFGLGVIALRRFRK